Genomic window (Candidatus Hydrogenedentota bacterium):
GCTCGTCGCGGTGGCGGGCGGTTTCCCCGTCTTTCCCCAAGGCGCTGCGGAAGGCGCGCCTAACTTCACCACGGCGTACATGGACGGCTTTGTTTCGTTCGTGAAGACATGGTTCTTCATGTTTCTGCTCGGTTCGGTCTTCGGCAAGGTGATGGAAGCCAGTGGCGCGGCAGACAGTGTCGCGCGATGGATTGTTTCGACGCTTGGCGCGCAACACGCTGTCGGGGCGGTGGTCATGGCGTGTGCCGTGCTCACCTACGGCGGGGTCAGTCTGTTCGTTGTCGCGTTCTCCGTGTACCCGATGGCGCTGAGCCTGTTCCGAACCGCCAATATCCCGCGCCGGTTCATCCCCGCATCGCTCGCGTTCGGCTCTGTTACATTCACGATGACATCCGCCGGTTCACCCGAAATTCAGAACTGGATTCCCACCAAATATCTCGGGACAACCCCGTACGCGGCGTGGGAGGTAAGTCTCGTTGTCGCGATTCTCATGGCCGGCTTTGGCTACTGGTGGTTGACGCGCATGGTGCGCCGCGCGACGGCGGCCGGCGAACAGTTCGAGGCAAATCCCGCCGATCCTGTCGTCGAAGATCGCGAACTTCCCGCGGTATGGCGTGGAGTGCTTCCGTTGCTTGGTGTGCTCGTGGCGTCGTTTTTCCTGCACGAATCGCTCAAGGAATCCGCGCTGATCGTCGCGCTCGGCGCGGGCGTCGCGGCCGGCCTCCTGTTGAACGCACGCTTTCTTCGACGCGCACAACTCGCCGATGTCGCATCCGCCGGTGCGCTCGGCGCGCTCGTCGCTATCGCCAACACGGCGGCGGTTGTCGGTTTTGGCGGCGTAGCGAAACTCACCGGCGGGTTTCAGGCCGCCGTCGAATTCATGACGAACCTCCCCGGACCGCCATTGGTCGGCGCCGCAGTTGCTGTCAGCGTCATCGCCGGGCTCACCGGCTCCGCGTCCGGCGGTCAGACCATTGCGTTGCCGCTATTCGCGCACCATTATCTTTCGTTGGGCGTGAACGCGGACGCGCTGCACCGCGTCGTCGCAATATCTTCGGGCGCGCTCGACACGCTGCCGCACAACGGCTACGTCGTGACGACGATCCGATCCATCTGCCGCGAACCTTACGCCGGCGCTTACCCGGCCTTCGCCGCCCTGACGGTGGTCGTCCCCGCGTTAGGCGCGGCACTCGCCATACTTTTGTTCTCGTTGAACTAACTTGCGCGGGCAGGACTTCGCAAGAAAAGAGAAACCGGGCCGCGGACGCATATACGACCCACCGTCCGGTGAGCATTCGGTCGAGTTCAATTACGCAGACTTCGTTTCTTCCGCTTCAACCCGCGGGCGCCTGCTAATTCCACCCATAACGCGCGGCACGAACATTGGCGTGCGTTTGCGGTATTCGGTGTACGGCGTGCCGTGGAACTCTTCTAAGTCGCGTTCCTCGTATGGAATCGCCACGAGGATGTACGCCGTCAATCCCGTCGCCATCAGCAAGTGCGCCAGCGTCATGTCCGGCGTCGCCCAGAAGGCCAGCAGCCAGCCCACGTACAGCGGGTGACGCAAATACTTGTAGGGCCCGGGCGTTCTGAAGGCGAGCGGTGAATAGGGCTTGCGTTGGAAGTGCAGCCACACCTGGCGCACGCCGAACAGGTCGAAGTGAT
Coding sequences:
- a CDS encoding GntP family permease, giving the protein MLSLAGLLLGLVLLVYLTMRGVELLIAAPLCALLVAVAGGFPVFPQGAAEGAPNFTTAYMDGFVSFVKTWFFMFLLGSVFGKVMEASGAADSVARWIVSTLGAQHAVGAVVMACAVLTYGGVSLFVVAFSVYPMALSLFRTANIPRRFIPASLAFGSVTFTMTSAGSPEIQNWIPTKYLGTTPYAAWEVSLVVAILMAGFGYWWLTRMVRRATAAGEQFEANPADPVVEDRELPAVWRGVLPLLGVLVASFFLHESLKESALIVALGAGVAAGLLLNARFLRRAQLADVASAGALGALVAIANTAAVVGFGGVAKLTGGFQAAVEFMTNLPGPPLVGAAVAVSVIAGLTGSASGGQTIALPLFAHHYLSLGVNADALHRVVAISSGALDTLPHNGYVVTTIRSICREPYAGAYPAFAALTVVVPALGAALAILLFSLN